The following nucleotide sequence is from Lacinutrix sp. Hel_I_90.
GGCTCAGTTTTTTCAGTTAAAAGTAACCCAAAACGGAAACATACTTTATTTGGCAAACTCTATTAATACTCAGGTAAATATAAACGAGACTTTAAATATCAATATTTTAAACAATACCGTTTTTTTTGATATTGAGGTAGAACTGAAGTTAGCACAACAAACAGATTCAATAGTGAATTTCAACAGTTTCGTTTACGAATACAAAGAAGGATCTATAAATGTTTTTCCAGAAAAATACACTTTGGCAGATTTTATGCCAGACATGAAATGTCGTGAGTTTTTAAACAAAGTAAGAGAATGGTTTAATTTAAAACTGGACTATACAGACAATGCTGTTTATATTAATTATCTAGAAAAACACCTAGAAACAATAACTTTTGAAGATAAATCCCATTTACAACAGGTAGATACAAAAAGAGAGTTTAATAAAAACAACCTCTTTAAGCTTAAATATGCCAATGGTGAAGAAGTTATGGTTAACAGATTAGGCCAAACCTTTAGTGATGATGATTATACAAGTGATGAAACAGAGATTATAGATATTGAAGCTCTGCCGTTAGAGGTAAGAGAAAACTATGGTACCGTAACAGCCGTGTACCCAAAAGAAGAAAAGGACTTAATGTTTGTGCTTTATGATGGCAAACAGTTTGGTGATAACGTTGCTGTTAACCTTATTAATAATCGCTCTCTCAAGCTTATTGATATTTACAGTAAGCATTTTAAAAACTGGCTAAAGTTTAGATCTAACTCTGAGTCTTATAGCGATTCATTTGTAATGCACCATACCGAAACGCTAAACATAAGGGAAGGAATCTTTAAATACAACAAACAACACCTTATGGTTAGCATTAGAAAGAAACGCATTAACGAACAATATTGGCAGGTAGACGTAGAAGCCGAGTCATTATAACGTGCCGCGTGTATGCCACGTTGCGACTTTGAATAATTAAACAACTTAATAAAAATGGAAAAAGAAAGAGGAATAACAATAACCAATGTAGACAAGCAAAGATTGATTAAAGAACTTTTTGTTGGGAAAGTATCTGATGTATTAGGAATTGAAAAAACAACTAAATTATTAAAAGAAGCAACAGATGCTATAAACGGATCAGATGTATAGTAAAAATTAATTTATAATTGAGTAATAGCCATTAAAAAGACACTACAACAAGCTATTCTTTTTATATCGTGTTGTAGTGCGTTAATTGTTTATGCATTTAGTTAATATGCCTAAAGTTAGGGTTAAGAAATACTCTAGAGGCTGGGTTGTTGAAAGACAGTTTAAAACTTGGTATGGAAAAAAATATTGGAAACACATAGAATCTGTTTCTGGAATAGATGACCAACCTTGGTATTATAAGAACATGGGTTTTGCAATAGATGAAGCAAAAAAGCACTTTGGGTGGGATTTATACCAAGGACAATCAAGACATACCTAACGCATTATACCATCTCCATTAAAACGAAACTTTAGAGTTTTTTATATTCTCGTCGCTTGACCTCATTTCTCTTGGTGTATAACTGTCTGTTTGCATAGAGCTGTGGTGTCTTGCTTGATCTCTAACACTTATTAAAGGCACGCCATCTAATAGCAAATCTGTTATGCCGGTATCTTTTAAAGAGTACCAATGTATATTTTTAGGGAGTTCTAGTTTTTCACGCATAAAACGCCATTTTCTAGAGATGAGATCTGGGTTTATTTTTGTTGGTCCTGGTACATATCCTTTATTTGAAAACAAATAGTAATCAGCACTAAAGCCAGAAACGTGATCTTTAAGTTTTTCTAGTAATTGATTTGGTATCGTTACAAAAGCACTTTTACGGTTTTTAGAGTCTGAAGAATCTATAAATAAGGTTTGTTTTTCAAAGTTTAAATCCTTCACTTTAATTTTGGTGAGCTCTGTACGTCTTATTAAGCAGTAGTAGCAACTCAAACATAAAATTAAGAACGCTTCATCATTGAACGCGAAATACTCAAATATTTCAAGTCTTTGGGCTTCACTAATAACAGTTCTTTGCTTTGTTTTTTTATTAATCCGTTGAAACACATCAGTCGGATTATGAGAAATATATTTCTTAGATAATAAGAATTTGCAAAACGTGGTCATAAAGCCTAAATAATTGTCGCGAGTTCTGGCAGATCTGCCTTTGGTATATCTCACATAGTCCAGATAATTGCCAATAAATTCATTATCTATTTTATAACATAGCAATTCAGGTTTGCAAATAACATCTTCCAGATATTCCAGGAGTAAATTAATTTGAGATCTATAAGTTTTTAACGAGTCAAATCTAAGGTTGTCATCGTCGAATTCTATTTGAGCACGGTTTAGATAATCTTTACAAGCCACATTAACCTGAACTAATTCTTTTGTGGTCTTGTTTTCGTAGTAAGGATTCCAGCCACCTTTTAAACGCTCATTAAGCCTATTAACCATAACAATGGCCAGCTTCTTTCTGTAGGTTTTATTCTTTAAAGGTTTTACACGTTTACGTTTACGCTCAAGTTTTCCTGTGTTGGGATTTATTACATAATAAACAATCTCCCATATTTTATTTTCTCGAAGTTCGGCAGGAATGTAGTCTAGGAATATAACGACGTTAGGTCTTTCAGTTTTTTGCATTATTTTTTTTGCATCAAGAATTATCTTGTTGCAAAAGGTTATACAATTTGACACGCTTTTGACGCGCTCTTTTTATAAAAACACCTGAAACATCAGTGTTTACAGGTGTTTTCCTTGTGGAGTCGGAGAGAATCGAACTCTCGTCCAAACAAGTAATCAAATAGCTTTCTACACGTTTATTCTTTTCTTGGGTTTTCGATTTAAAGCTGGTTAAAGACAACCTACTTTAAACTTATCTTCTTTAGTTTCGAAAAGGAATCGAAGCGCTACCCTTTCTATATTGACATTTACGATATCTCAAATGGAACGCCGTCAATCAAGGCTTTCCGGAGACATAAAGCTTGCTCACCTTGTGAGCCGAGGCTTAATCCTACTATAATTCGGATTAGGCAGCTAAAGCGTAGTTATTCTCGCCGTTTAAAAAGTTGAAATAAGTATTTACGAGTATAATCTCATTACTCGACGTGCTTACTACTTCATTAATCTCGCTGTCAAAACCAGTCGACCCCATTAAATGAAATAGCAAATTTTTAATTTGCGAAATTGAATTTATCCCAAACTTGTTTTGGGATCTTATCAATAATTTACTATCGAAAAGACAGTAAATTTTTATTGTGTTACCTAAAGTTCAGACCGTCAAGACTCTCTTTTTTTGAATATATCGAAAAAAGAGGGCAAACATACCGTTCCTTTCGTAACACGCACACCAAGAAACAATACTCTTTGTTTCATGCTGTGCGAAATTACTAAAAATATTAACTCAAATGCTATGCCAAGCCCGTTTTAAATAAAGTTTAAGATAAAATAAGGGGAGGAAATAGTATTTTACTGACAAAAAAGCATGATTAGAACAGGAACTAAAGTAAAATGGACATGGGGAAACGGTACTGCAACTGGGCAGGTGAAGCAAACCTATACTAAGCGTGTTACCAAAACCATTAAACGGACTCAAGTAACCAGACATGGTGAACGTGGCAATAAAGCATTATATATTAAGCAAGCCGACGGTGCTTACGTTTTAAAACTGGAAAGTGAAGTTTCAAGAGTGGAGTAACTTTATTTGCGAAACGCTGTTAATAAAAGTATTTTAGCCAAAAAATAAGGCTTTCTACTTAGCAGAAACAAATATACTTTTCAATGAAATTTGCCATAATAAAAGAACGTAAAAACCCGCCAGACCGTCGCGTAGTATTTTCACCACAAGAATTGAAAATAGTAAAAGAGCGCTATCCGCAAGCAGAAATTGTGGTAGAATCCTCAGACATTCGTATTTTTAAAGATTCAGACTATCAGGATTTGGGTATTACCGTTTCTCAAGATGTGTCAGACGCCGATGTCTTATTTGGTGTGAAAGAAGTGCCTATAGCGGCCTTGATTCCGAATAAAAAATATTTTTTCTTCAGCCATACCATAAAAAAACAACCCTATAACCGTGAATTACTAAAGGTCATTTTAGATAAAAAAATTGAGCTTTATGATCATGAAACCATTGTGAAAAAAAATGGCGCACGATTAATAGGTTTTGGGCGTTATGCTGGATTAGTAGGTGCTTATAATGGGTTTAGAGCCTTAGGGTTACGTGACGGACTCTATAATTTACCTAAAGTAGAAGGCCTAAAAGATTTAGAAGAAGTTAAGCGTGAGCTGGACAAAATCAAACTCCCAAACCTTAAAATTTTACTTACCGGAACAGGTAAAGTGGCCCATGGCGCAAAAGAAATACTGGACTATTTAAAAATCAAACAGGTGAATGATGCGTTATATTTAACGACAGATTTTAATGAGCCTGTATATTGTATGGCCGATGTTATGGAATACGCCAAGCGTAAAGATGGTAAAGTAGGCGATAAGCTTGCTTTTTATAAAGACCCCAGTGCTTATGAAAGTAATTTTATGCCCTACGCAAAGGAAACCGATTTCTTTATCGCGGGACATTTTTATGGTAATAATGCCCCGTATCTGTTTACAAGAGCAGATGCCAAGCACCCAGATTTTAGAATTAATTTAGTTGCAGATGTTTCCTGTGATGTTGATGGCCCTGTAGCTTCTACGTTGAGAGCCTCTACCATAGCAGATCCGTTTTATGGCTACGATGCACAAACGGAAAAGGAAGTGCCTTTTAATGCTAAAAATGCCATTACTGTTATGGCCGTCGATAATTTACCGTGCGAATTACCAAAAGATGCGAGCGAAGGTTTTGGAACCATGTTCTTGGAACATGTAATTCCTGCTTTTTTTAATGCCGATGCTACTGGTATTTTAGAACGTGCACGAATGACCACACACGAGGGTAAGCTAACAGATCGTTTTGCGTATTTACAAGATTTTGTAGACGGAAAAGCGTAATTTAAATTAAAAATATGTCTCAACTAGCAGTAGTAACCGGAGCAGCCTCTGGATTAGGATATGAGTTAATGCTTTTGCTAGTAGCAGATCACTACGATTTAGTTTTAATAGATGTTGACGAAAAGAAATTAAATGAAGTAAAATCTGAAATTGAAACCAAATACGACTGTAAAGTAAGTATTATCGTTACCGATTTAAGTGATTTGAATAGTGCCACAGTCGTTTATGATCAAATTAAAAACAGAAAAATAGACATCCTCATAAACAATGCAGGGTTTGGGGTTTTTGGTTCTTTTATCAATACCTCTTGGGAGAAAGAATCACGCATGCTACATCTGCATATTTTAACGGTGACTCATTTGACCAAGTTGGTACTTCAGGATATGGTCTCTCATAATTCTGGTAAAATACTAAATGTATCTTCTTTGGCAGCTTTTATGCCAGGGCCTATGATGGCCTTATATTATGCCTCTAAATCGTATTTGCTTTCATTTTCTGAGGCGATAGCCAATGAGCTTAAAGGCACTGGGGTTTCAGTAACCGTTTTATGCCCCGGACAAACAAATACCGGATTTCAAAAAGTAGTGTCTAACGCGACCTCCGAAAATAAAATTAGCTTTAATATCGCTTGTCCGAAACAAGTGGCAGCTTACGGTTATAAAGCACTATTACAAGGAAAAGTTATTGCTGTTCCTGGGTTTTTTAATAAGTTCTTATCTAATTTACCCAGAGTTCTAACTAGAAATAGGGTTCGGACTATAGTAAGAAGTATTCAAAATAAAAACAGAGAGACAGACTGTCCTGATCATTTAATAGAAAAGAGCCTCTCAAGCGGGAAAATTTAAAAGAATTAAAAGTGAGCTTATCACCGTTTTAGAAACGCGCATTTTTATAATATATAACCAAATCAAAACCTATGAAAGCAATAAAACATTTAATTGCATCACTACTTATAATGGCTTTAGTGGCCTGCGATAGTGATAATAATATCCCTGTTAATGAAAATACGAATAGCGGTGAAGAGAGCGCATTTTTAGAAAATTTTGGGAACGCCATACAGGCTCGTTTTATTGGCACAGTAGTGAACGAGGATAATGATCCTATTGCTGGTGTTACGATAACAATAGGTTCTGCTTTTGCAATCACAGATAGTAACGGTGTTTTTTCTATTACAGGAGCGACGGTCTATGAGAAGTTTGCTTATATCAAAGCACAGAAGTCTGGTTTTATAGACGGCTCCAGAGCCTTAGTGCCAACCAACGGTATTAATAAAGTAAAGATTATGCTCTTAGATAGTGCGCCCACAGCTGTAATTACAAGTGGTCAGGCAGAAACTGTAGCACTTCCCGGAGGAACAGAAGTTGATTTGCCAGCAGCATTTGAAACCGAATTTGGTTTTGTTTATCAGGGTGACGTGAGTGTAACAGTCAAGTTATTAAGTCCCGATGATGAAAAGATGTCATTGCAAATGCCAGGAGCGTTACTGGCTGAGAATACCGATGGTGATTTAAGAATACTGGAAACCTTAGGTATGATTGCTGTACTCCTTAAAGGTGAAAATGGAGAAAAATTAAATATAGCTTCTGGATCTACTGCTACCATTAGAATACCCGTAGCGAGCTCAATTACCAATCCACCAGCGACTATTCCACTATGGTTTTTTAATGAAGAATTTGGATACTGGCAGGAAGAAGGTGTTGGTACTTTAGAGGGGTCAAGTTTTGTTGCTGAAGTGACGCATTTCTCCTTTTGGAATTGGGATTTTCAGTACCCTTCAGTAAACGTCTGCATTACCCTTGAGGATGCCAATGGAAATGCAGTACCCAATACGGCTTTAGATTTGTATTCACCGGCGTTAAACGCTACAGGAATGTATGGTTATACTAATGGTAGTGGTGAAGCCTGTGGTTTGGTGCCTCAAGATGATACCTTAACTTTAATTGTGCCTGATTATGGATGTGTTGGTGAAGATTTTACGACGACAATAGGTCCCTTTTCTTCAGATGAAAATATAACGATTACGGTAACTAATACAAATGCTTTAACCACTAGTTTTATAGCGACAATAAATGATTGCGAAGGTAATGCGATGACAAATGGTTATTTGCAATTGGTTTATAATAATGAAGCACATACTTATCCTATTGATGGTGGAACGTTAAATTTAGCAATTGATTATTGTGCGGTAAACACGACCTATTCTGCTCAAGTTATTGATGTGGTAAATAGCCAGTCAACAATTGTTTTTAATGGAAACTTTAGCTCGCCAACCACAGACTTAAGCTCTCAAATGTCTTGCGTAGATTTAACAGATACAGACGGCGATGGTGTTTTAGATATTGATGAAGACCTAAATAATAATAATGATTTGGAAGATGATGATACCGATGGTGATTCCATACCTAATTATCAAGATGAAGACGATGACGGTGATGGTATAAATACAGCGGATGAAGATTATGATAATGATGGTAATCCAATGAATGATGATACAGATGGTGATACGATACCAGATTATTTAGATGATCTGGATAGCAGTGGTAA
It contains:
- a CDS encoding SDR family oxidoreductase gives rise to the protein MSQLAVVTGAASGLGYELMLLLVADHYDLVLIDVDEKKLNEVKSEIETKYDCKVSIIVTDLSDLNSATVVYDQIKNRKIDILINNAGFGVFGSFINTSWEKESRMLHLHILTVTHLTKLVLQDMVSHNSGKILNVSSLAAFMPGPMMALYYASKSYLLSFSEAIANELKGTGVSVTVLCPGQTNTGFQKVVSNATSENKISFNIACPKQVAAYGYKALLQGKVIAVPGFFNKFLSNLPRVLTRNRVRTIVRSIQNKNRETDCPDHLIEKSLSSGKI
- a CDS encoding site-specific integrase, whose amino-acid sequence is MQKTERPNVVIFLDYIPAELRENKIWEIVYYVINPNTGKLERKRKRVKPLKNKTYRKKLAIVMVNRLNERLKGGWNPYYENKTTKELVQVNVACKDYLNRAQIEFDDDNLRFDSLKTYRSQINLLLEYLEDVICKPELLCYKIDNEFIGNYLDYVRYTKGRSARTRDNYLGFMTTFCKFLLSKKYISHNPTDVFQRINKKTKQRTVISEAQRLEIFEYFAFNDEAFLILCLSCYYCLIRRTELTKIKVKDLNFEKQTLFIDSSDSKNRKSAFVTIPNQLLEKLKDHVSGFSADYYLFSNKGYVPGPTKINPDLISRKWRFMREKLELPKNIHWYSLKDTGITDLLLDGVPLISVRDQARHHSSMQTDSYTPREMRSSDENIKNSKVSF
- a CDS encoding NAD(P)-dependent oxidoreductase produces the protein MKFAIIKERKNPPDRRVVFSPQELKIVKERYPQAEIVVESSDIRIFKDSDYQDLGITVSQDVSDADVLFGVKEVPIAALIPNKKYFFFSHTIKKQPYNRELLKVILDKKIELYDHETIVKKNGARLIGFGRYAGLVGAYNGFRALGLRDGLYNLPKVEGLKDLEEVKRELDKIKLPNLKILLTGTGKVAHGAKEILDYLKIKQVNDALYLTTDFNEPVYCMADVMEYAKRKDGKVGDKLAFYKDPSAYESNFMPYAKETDFFIAGHFYGNNAPYLFTRADAKHPDFRINLVADVSCDVDGPVASTLRASTIADPFYGYDAQTEKEVPFNAKNAITVMAVDNLPCELPKDASEGFGTMFLEHVIPAFFNADATGILERARMTTHEGKLTDRFAYLQDFVDGKA
- a CDS encoding DUF2945 domain-containing protein encodes the protein MIRTGTKVKWTWGNGTATGQVKQTYTKRVTKTIKRTQVTRHGERGNKALYIKQADGAYVLKLESEVSRVE